One segment of Rattus norvegicus strain BN/NHsdMcwi chromosome 16, GRCr8, whole genome shotgun sequence DNA contains the following:
- the LOC134482333 gene encoding mucin-16-like, translating into MSTHPADCLPDVEPEPTMSTHPADILAALEPELTTFNNTADCLADLEPEPNMSTHPADSLPDVEPEPTMSTHPADTLAALEPELTNSNNTADCLADLEPDPTISTNAADFQAAVAPEPTMSTHPADCLPDVEPEPTMTTHPADTLAALEPELTTFNNTADCLADLEPEPNMSTHPADSLPDVEPEPTMSTHPADTLAALEPELTNFNNTADCLADLEPDPTISTNAADFQAAVAPEPTMSNYPADCLPDVEPEPTMSTHPADTLAALEPELTNSNNTAHCLADLEPDPTISTNAADFQAAVAPEPAMSTYPADCLPDVEPEPTMSTHPADTLAALEPELTNSNNTADCLADLEPDPTISTNAADFQAAVAPEPAMSTNPADSMAAVEPEPTMSTHPADILTADEPEHNNSTKAADCLADLEPEPNMSTHPADSLPDVEPEPTMSTHPADTLAALEPELTNFNNTADCLADLEPDPTISTNAADFQAAVAPEPTMSTHPADCLPDVEPEPTMSTHPADTLAALEPELTNSNNTADCLADLEPDPTISTNAADCRAAVAPEPAMSTNPADSMAAVEPEPTMSTHPADILTADEPAHNTCTKAADCLADLEPEPNMSTHPADSLPDVEPEPTMSKHPTDTLAALEPESTKSSNAADCLAYVEPEPAMSTHRADSLAALEHELSHANKDADCLASLKAELINSTNATDCLASVGTETTMSTQPTDNLAAVEPEHNSTNTADGKDSVEQEPSKPTYRADSLAALEHELTNSNNTADCLASQKAESIDSTNATDCLASVGTETTMSTHPADNMATDELEATHSTNAAYFLAALEPQSTNSSNAADILASVGSETTMSTHLADIPIAHEPDYNDSTNAADSLDSVEPEPAMSTHRANSLAALEHELSHVNKDADCLASLKAELINSINATDCLASVGTETTMSTQPTDSLAAVEPEHNSTNAADGLDSVEQEPAKPTHRADSLAALEHELTNSNNTADCLASQKAESIDSTNASDCLASVGTETTMSTHPADNMATDELEPTHSTNAAYCLAALEPESTKSSSAADCLAYVEPEPAMSTHRADSLAALEHELSHANKDAGCLASLKAELINSTNATDCLASVGTETTMSTQPADSLAAVEPEPTISTRAADFLATVLPELTRSNHPADCLDSVQPESSMSTHPADNMATDELEPTNSTNAAYCLAALEPESTKSSNAADCLAYVEPEPGMSTHRADSLAALEHELSHANKDADCLPSLKTELINSINATDFLASFGTETTMSTQPTDSVAAVEPEHNSSTNAADGLGSVEQEPANPTHRSNSLAALEHELTNSNNTADCLASQKAESIDSTNATDCLASVGTETTMSTHPADNMATDELEPTHSTNAAYFLAALEPQSTNSSNTADILASVGSETTMSTHLADIPIAHEPDYNDSTNAADSLDSVEPEPAMSTHHADSLAALEHELSHANKAADCLASLKAEPTMSTQPADSSAAVEPEPTISTRAADFLATVLPELTRSNHPADCLDSVQPESSMSTHPADNMATDELEPTNSTNAAYCLAALEPESTKSSNAADCLAYVEPEPGMSTHRADSLAALEHELSHANKDADCLPSLKTELINSINATDFLASFGTETTMSTQPTDSVAAVEPEHNSSTNAADGLGSVEQEPANPTHRSNSLAALEHELTNSNNTADCLASQKAESIDSTNATDCLASVGTETTMSTHPADNMATDELEPTHSTNAAYFLAALEPQSTNSSNTADILASVGSETTMSTHLADIPIAHEPDYNDSTNAADSLDSVEPEPAMSTHHADSLAALEHELSHANKAADCLASLKAEPTMSTQPADSSAAVEPEPTISTRAADFLATVLPELTRSNHPADCLDSVQPESSMSTHPADNMATDELEPTNSTNAAYCLAALEPESTKSSNAADCLAYVEPEPGMSTHRADSLAALEHELSHANKDADCLPSLKTELINSINATDFLASFGTETTMSTQPTDSVAAVEPEHNSSTNAADGLGSVEQEPANPTHRSNSLAALEHELTNSNNTADCLASQKAESIDSTNATDCLASVGTETTMSTHPADNMATDELEPTHSTNAAYFLAALEPQSTNSSNTADILASVGSETTMSTHLADIPIAHEPDYNDSTNAADSLDSVEPEPAMSTHHADSLAALEHELSHANKAADCLASLKAEPTMSTQPADSSAAVEPEPTISTRAADFLATVLPELTRSNHPAYCLDSVQPESSMSTHPADNMATDELEPTNSTNAAYCLAALEPKSTKSSNSADCLAYVEPEPGMSTHRADSLAALEHELSHVNKDADCLASLKAELINSINATDCLASVGTETTMSTQPTDSLAAVEPEHNSTNAADGLDSVEQEPAKPTHRADSLAALEHELTNSNNTADCLASQKAESIDSTNASDCLASVGTETTMSTHPADNMATDELEPTHSTNAAYCLAALEPESTKSSSAADCLAYVEPEPAMSTHRADSLAALEHELSHANKDAGCLASLKAELINSTNATDCLASVGTETTMSTQPADSLAAVEPEHNNSTNAADGLDSIEQEPAMPTPPFRLSGCS; encoded by the coding sequence atgtccacccaccctgctgactgtctgcctgatgtggaaccagagccaactatgtccacccaccctgctgacattctggctgctcttgagcctgagctgactactttcaacaacactgctgactgtctggctgaccttgagcctgagccaaacatgtccacccaccctgctgatagtctgcctgatgtggaaccagagccaactatgtccacccaccctgctgacactctggctgctcttgagcctgaactgactaattccaacaacactgctgactgtctggctgaccttgagcctgatccgacgatttctaccaatgccgctgactttcaggctgctgttgcaccagagccaactatgtccacccaccctgctgactgtctgcctgatgtggaaccagagccaactatgaccacccaccctgctgacactctggctgctcttgagcctgagctgactactttcaacaacactgctgactgtctggctgaccttgagcctgagccaaacatgtccacccaccctgctgacagtctgcctgatgtggaaccagagccaactatgtccacccaccctgctgacactctggctgctcttgagcctgagctgaccaatttcaacaacactgctgactgtctggctgaccttgagcctgatccgactatttctaccaatgccgctgactttcaggctgctgttgcaccagagccaactatgtccaactaccctgctgactgtctgccagatgtggaaccagagccaactatgtccacccaccctgctgacactctggctgctcttgagcctgagctgactaattccaacaacactgctcactgtctggctgaccttgagcctgatccgacgatttctaccaatgccgctgactttcaggctgctgttgcaccagagcctgctatgtccacctaccctgctgactgtctgccagatgtggaaccagagccaactatgtccacccaccctgctgacactctggctgctcttgagcctgagctgactaattccaacaacactgctgactgtctggctgaccttgagcctgatccgacgatttctaccaatgccgctgactttcaggctgctgttgcaccagagcctgctatgtccaccaaccctgctgacagtatggcagctgttgagcctgagccgactatgtccacccaccctgctgacattctgactgctgatgagcctgaacataataattctaccaaagctgctgactgtctggctgaccttgagcctgagccaaacatgtccacccaccctgctgacagtctgcctgatgtggaaccagagccaactatgtccacccaccctgctgacactctggctgctcttgagcctgagctgaccaatttcaacaacactgctgactgtctggctgaccttgagcctgatccgactatttctaccaatgccgctgactttcaggctgctgttgcaccagagccaactatgtccacccaccctgctgactgtctgcctgatgtggaaccagagccaactatgtccacccaccctgctgacactctggctgctcttgagcctgagctgactaattccaacaacactgctgactgtctggctgaccttgagcctgatccgactatttctaccaatgccgctgactgtcgggctgctgttgcaccagagcccgctatgtccaccaaccctgctgacagtatggcagctgttgagcctgagccgactatgtccacccaccctgctgacattctgactgctgacgAGCCTGCACATAATACTTgtaccaaagctgctgactgtctggctgaccttgagcctgagccaaacatgtccacccaccctgctgacagtctgcctgatgtggaaccagagccaactatgtccaagCACCCTACtgacacactggctgctcttgagcctgagtcgactaaatcctccaatgctgctgactgtctggcctatgttgagccagagccagctatgtccacccaccgtgccgacagtctggctgctcttgagcatgagctgtctcatgccaacaaagatgctgactgtctggcttctctcaaggctgagctgattaattccaccaatgctactgattgtctggcttctgttgggactgagacaaccatgtccacccagcctactgacaatttggcagctgttgagcctgaacataattCCACCAATACTGCTGACGGTAAGGACTCTGTTGAACAAGAGCCATCTAAGCCCACCtaccgtgccgacagtctggctgctcttgagcatgagctgactaattccaacaacactgctgactgtctggcttctcagaaggctgagtcaattgattctaccaatgctactgattgtttggcttctgttggaactgagacaactatgtccacccacccggctgacaatatggctactgatgagcttgaggctacacattccaccaatgctgcttacTTTCTGGCCGCTCTTGAGCCCCAGTCGACTAATTCCTCCAATGCTGCTGatattctggcttctgttgggtctgagacaaccatgtctaCCCACCTTGCTGATATTCCTATTGCTCATGAGCCTGACTATAATGATTCTACCAATGCTGCTGACAGTCTGGACTccgttgagccagagccagctatgtccacccaccgtgccaacagtctggctgctcttgagcatgagctgtctcatgtcaacaaagatgctgactgtctggcttctctcaaggctgagctgattaattccatcaatgctactgattgtctggcttctgttgggactgagacaaccatgtccacccagcctactgacagtttggcagctgttgagcctgaacataattccaccaatgctgctgACGGTCTGGACTCTGTTGAACAAGAGCCAGCTAAGcccacccaccgtgccgacagtctggctgctcttgagcatgagctgactaattccaacaacactgctgactgtctggcttctcagaaggctgagtcaattgattctaccaatgcttctgattgtttggcttctgttgggactgagacaactatgtccacccaccctgctgacaatatggctactgatgagcttgagcctacacattccaccaatgctgcttactgtctggctgctcttgagcctgagtcgactaaatcctccaGTGCTGCTGACTGCctggcctatgttgagccagagccagctatgtccacccaccgtgccgacagtctggctgctcttgagcatgagctgtctcatgccaacaaagatgctggctgtctggcttctctcaaggctgagctgattaattccaccaatgctactgattgtctggcttctgttgggactgagacaaccatgtccacccagcctgctgacagtttggcagctgttgagcctgagcctacaATTTCCACCAGAGCTGCTGATTTTCTGGCTACTGTTCTGCCAGAGCTAACTAGGTCAaaccaccctgctgactgtctggactcTGTTCAGCCTGAGTCATCTATGTCCACACACCCTGCTGAtaatatggctactgatgagcttgagcctacaAATTCGACCAACGCTgcttactgtctggctgctcttgagcctgagtcgactaaatcctccaatgctgctgactgtctggcctatgttgagccagagccaggtatgtccacccaccgtgccgacagtctggctgctcttgagcatgagctgtctcatgccaacaaagatgcTGACTGTCTGCCTTCTCTCAAGACTGAGCTGATTAATTCCATCAATGCTACTGATTTTCTGGCTTCttttgggactgagacaaccatgtccacccagcctactGACAgtgtggcagctgttgagcctgaacataatagTTCCACCAATGCTGCTGATGGTCTGGGCTCTGTTGAACAAGAGCCAGCTAATCCCACCCACCGTTCcaacagtctggctgctcttgagcatgagctgactaattccaacaacactgctgactgtctggcttctcagaaggctgagtcaattgattctaccaatgctactgattgtttggcttctgttgggactgagacaactatgtccacccaccctgctgacaatatggctacggatgagcttgagcctacacattccaccaatgctgcttacTTTCTGGCCGCTCTTGAGCCCCAGTCGACTAATTCCTCCAATACTGCTGatattctggcttctgttgggtctgagacaaccatgtctaCCCACCTTGCTGATATTCCTATTGCTCATGAGCCTGACTATAATGATTCTACCAATGCTGCTGACAGTCTGGACTccgttgagccagagccagctatgtccacccaccatgccgacagtctggctgctcttgagcatgagctgtctcatgccaacaaagctgctgactgtctggcttctctcaaggctgagccaaccatgtccacccagcctgctgacagttcggcagctgttgagcctgagcctacaATTTCCACCAGAGCTGCTGATTTTCTGGCTACTGTTCTGCCAGAGCTAACTAGGTCAaaccaccctgctgactgtctggactcTGTTCAGCCTGAGTCATCTATGTCCACACACCCTGCTGAtaatatggctactgatgagcttgagcctacaAATTCGACCAACGCTgcttactgtctggctgctcttgagcctgagtcgactaaatcctccaatgctgctgactgtctggcctatgttgagccagagccaggtatgtccacccaccgtgccgacagtctggctgctcttgagcatgagctgtctcatgccaacaaagatgcTGACTGTCTGCCTTCTCTCAAGACTGAGCTGATTAATTCCATCAATGCTACTGATTTTCTGGCTTCttttgggactgagacaaccatgtccacccagcctactGACAgtgtggcagctgttgagcctgaacataatagTTCCACCAATGCTGCTGATGGTCTGGGCTCTGTTGAACAAGAGCCAGCTAATCCCACCCACCGTTCcaacagtctggctgctcttgagcatgagctgactaattccaacaacactgctgactgtctggcttctcagaaggctgagtcaattgattctaccaatgctactgattgtttggcttctgttgggactgagacaactatgtccacccaccctgctgacaatatggctacggatgagcttgagcctacacattccaccaatgctgcttacTTTCTGGCCGCTCTTGAGCCCCAGTCGACTAATTCCTCCAATACTGCTGatattctggcttctgttgggtctgagacaaccatgtctaCCCACCTTGCTGATATTCCTATTGCTCATGAGCCTGACTATAATGATTCTACCAATGCTGCTGACAGTCTGGACTccgttgagccagagccagctatgtccacccaccatgccgacagtctggctgctcttgagcatgagctgtctcatgccaacaaagctgctgactgtctggcttctctcaaggctgagccaaccatgtccacccagcctgctgacagttcggcagctgttgagcctgagcctacaATTTCCACCAGAGCTGCTGATTTTCTGGCTACTGTTCTGCCAGAGCTAACTAGGTCAaaccaccctgctgactgtctggactcTGTTCAGCCTGAGTCATCTATGTCCACACACCCTGCTGAtaatatggctactgatgagcttgagcctacaAATTCGACCAACGCTgcttactgtctggctgctcttgagcctgagtcgactaaatcctccaatgctgctgactgtctggcctatgttgagccagagccaggtatgtccacccaccgtgccgacagtctggctgctcttgagcatgagctgtctcatgccaacaaagatgcTGACTGTCTGCCTTCTCTCAAGACTGAGCTGATTAATTCCATCAATGCTACTGATTTTCTGGCTTCttttgggactgagacaaccatgtccacccagcctactGACAgtgtggcagctgttgagcctgaacataatagTTCCACCAATGCTGCTGATGGTCTGGGCTCTGTTGAACAAGAGCCAGCTAATCCCACCCACCGTTCcaacagtctggctgctcttgagcatgagctgactaattccaacaacactgctgactgtctggcttctcagaaggctgagtcaattgattctaccaatgctactgattgtttggcttctgttgggactgagacaactatgtccacccaccctgctgacaatatggctacggatgagcttgagcctacacattccaccaatgctgcttacTTTCTGGCCGCTCTTGAGCCCCAGTCGACTAATTCCTCCAATACTGCTGatattctggcttctgttgggtctgagacaaccatgtctaCCCACCTTGCTGATATTCCTATTGCTCATGAGCCTGACTATAATGATTCTACCAATGCTGCTGACAGTCTGGACTccgttgagccagagccagctatgtccacccaccatgccgacagtctggctgctcttgagcatgagctgtctcatgccaacaaagctgctgactgtctggcttctctcaaggctgagccaaccatgtccacccagcctgctgacagttcggcagctgttgagcctgagcctacaATTTCCACCAGAGCTGCTGATTTTCTGGCTACTGTTCTGCCAGAGCTAACTAGGTCAAACCACCCTGCTTACTGTCTGGACTCTGTTCAGCCTGAGTCATCTATGTCCACACACCCTGCTGAtaatatggctactgatgagcttgagcctacaAATTCGACCAACGCTgcttactgtctggctgctcttgagcctaagtcgactaaatcctccaattctgctgactgtctggcctatgttgagccagagccaggtatgtccacccaccgtgccgacagtctggctgctcttgagcatgagctgtctcatgtcaacaaagatgctgactgtctggcttctctcaaggctgagctgattaattccatcaatgctactgattgtctggcttctgttgggactgagacaaccatgtccacccagcctactgacagtttggcagctgttgagcctgaacataattccaccaatgctgctgACGGTCTGGACTCTGTTGAACAAGAGCCAGCTAAGcccacccaccgtgccgacagtctggctgctcttgagcatgagctgactaattccaacaacactgctgactgtctggcttctcagaaggctgagtcaattgattctaccaatgcttctgattgtttggcttctgttgggactgagacaactatgtccacccaccctgctgacaatatggctactgatgagcttgagcctacacattccaccaatgctgcttactgtctggctgctcttgagcctgagtcgactaaatcctccaGTGCTGCTGACTGCctggcctatgttgagccagagccagctatgtccacccaccgtgccgacagtctggctgctcttgagcatgagctgtctcatgccaacaaagatgctggctgtctggcttctctcaaggctgagctgattaattccaccaatgctactgattgtctggcttctgttgggactgagacaaccatgtccacccagcctgctgacagtttggcagctgttgagcctgaacataataatTCTACCAATGCTGCTGACGGTCTGGACTCTATTGAACAAGAGCCAGCTATGCCCACCCCCCCTTTCcgactgtctggctgctcttga